A window from Streptomyces sp. NBC_00271 encodes these proteins:
- a CDS encoding RNA degradosome polyphosphate kinase, protein MNQPSAQAPVQHPQPSVGSIAAHRPHTVAANVSDLEPDIDADLDAYEDLVQDGIMLPQGRFLDRERSWLAFNERVLELAEDPSTPLLERANFLAIFASNLDEFFMVRVAGLKRRIATGVATKSASGLQPREVLEMIWARSRELMARHAACYQEDVAPALAEEGIHLVRWSELTEKEQARLFTLFRHQIFPVLTPLAVDPAHPFPYISGLSLNLAVVVRNPVSGHRHFARVKVPPLLSRFLEASPNRYVPIEDVIAAHLEELFPGMEVLEHHTFRLTRNEDLEVEEDDAENLLQALEKELMRRRFGPPVRLEVEESIDRYVLDLLVRELKISEAEVYPLPGPLDLTGLFGIGALDRPELKYPKFIAGTHRDLAEVESASAPDIFAALRERDVLLHHPYDSFSTSVQAFLEQAAADPDVLAIKQTLYRTSGDSPIVDALIDAAESGKQVLVLVEIKARFDEQANIKWARKLEESGCHVVYGLVGLKTHCKLSLVVRQEGETLRRYSHVGTGNYHPKTARLYEDLGLLTADPQVGADLSDLFNRLSGYSRRETYRRLLVAPKSLRDGLIARINKEVQHHVAGRPAYVRIKCNSMVDEAIIDALYRASQAGVPVDVWVRGICAVRPGVTGLSENIRVRSVLGRFLEHSRVFAFGNGGEPEVWIGSADMMHRNLDRRIEALVRITDPAHRAALNRLFETGMSDTTASWHLGPDGEWTRHSTDADGQPLRNVQEMLIDARRRRRGTATP, encoded by the coding sequence ATGAACCAGCCCAGCGCCCAGGCACCGGTGCAGCACCCGCAGCCCTCCGTCGGCTCCATCGCCGCGCACCGCCCGCACACCGTGGCGGCGAACGTCTCCGACCTCGAGCCCGACATCGACGCCGACCTCGACGCCTACGAGGACCTGGTGCAGGACGGCATCATGTTGCCGCAGGGCCGGTTCCTCGACCGCGAGCGCAGCTGGCTGGCGTTCAACGAGCGGGTGCTGGAGCTCGCCGAGGACCCGAGCACGCCCCTGCTCGAACGGGCGAACTTCCTGGCGATCTTCGCCAGCAACCTGGACGAGTTCTTCATGGTCCGGGTGGCCGGACTGAAGCGCCGCATCGCGACCGGCGTGGCCACCAAGTCCGCCTCCGGCCTGCAGCCCCGCGAGGTCCTGGAGATGATCTGGGCCCGCTCGCGCGAGCTCATGGCCCGGCACGCGGCCTGCTACCAGGAGGACGTCGCCCCCGCGCTCGCGGAGGAGGGCATCCATCTGGTCCGCTGGAGCGAACTGACGGAGAAGGAGCAGGCCCGCCTCTTCACCCTCTTCCGGCACCAGATCTTCCCGGTCCTGACCCCGCTGGCGGTCGACCCCGCGCACCCCTTCCCGTACATCTCGGGTCTGTCCCTGAACCTCGCGGTCGTCGTACGGAACCCGGTCAGCGGCCACCGGCACTTCGCGCGCGTCAAGGTCCCGCCGCTGCTCTCCCGCTTCCTGGAGGCCTCCCCCAACCGCTACGTCCCCATCGAGGACGTGATCGCGGCACACCTGGAGGAGCTCTTCCCGGGCATGGAGGTCCTGGAGCACCACACCTTCCGGCTGACCAGGAACGAGGACCTGGAGGTCGAGGAGGACGACGCCGAGAACCTGCTCCAGGCGCTGGAGAAGGAGCTCATGCGGCGCCGCTTCGGGCCGCCGGTGCGCCTGGAGGTCGAGGAGTCCATCGACCGGTACGTCCTCGATCTCCTCGTACGGGAACTGAAGATCTCCGAGGCGGAGGTGTACCCCCTGCCGGGTCCCCTGGACCTCACCGGCCTCTTCGGCATCGGCGCCCTCGACCGGCCCGAGCTGAAGTACCCGAAGTTCATCGCGGGAACGCACCGCGACCTGGCCGAGGTCGAGTCGGCGTCCGCGCCCGACATCTTCGCCGCCCTGCGCGAGCGTGACGTCCTGCTGCACCACCCGTACGACTCCTTCTCCACCTCCGTACAGGCCTTCCTGGAGCAGGCGGCGGCCGACCCGGACGTGCTGGCCATCAAGCAGACGCTGTACCGGACCTCGGGCGACTCGCCGATCGTCGACGCCCTGATAGACGCCGCCGAGTCCGGCAAGCAGGTCCTCGTCCTCGTCGAGATCAAGGCGCGCTTCGACGAACAGGCCAACATCAAGTGGGCCCGCAAGCTCGAGGAGTCGGGCTGCCATGTCGTGTACGGACTCGTCGGGCTGAAGACCCACTGCAAGCTGTCGCTGGTCGTCCGGCAGGAGGGGGAAACGCTCCGGCGCTACTCCCACGTCGGCACCGGCAACTACCACCCGAAGACCGCACGGCTGTACGAGGACCTCGGCCTGCTCACCGCCGACCCGCAGGTCGGCGCGGACCTGTCCGACCTCTTCAACCGGCTCTCCGGCTACTCGCGCCGCGAGACCTACCGCCGTCTGCTCGTCGCCCCCAAGTCCCTGCGTGACGGGCTGATCGCGCGGATCAACAAGGAAGTCCAGCACCACGTCGCCGGACGCCCCGCCTATGTCCGCATCAAGTGCAACTCGATGGTGGACGAGGCGATCATCGACGCGCTGTACCGCGCGTCCCAGGCCGGAGTGCCCGTCGACGTGTGGGTGCGTGGCATCTGCGCGGTCCGGCCGGGCGTCACCGGCCTGTCCGAAAACATACGGGTACGGTCCGTGCTCGGCCGGTTCCTCGAACACTCCCGTGTCTTCGCCTTCGGCAACGGCGGCGAGCCCGAGGTCTGGATCGGCAGCGCGGACATGATGCACCGCAACCTGGACCGGCGGATCGAGGCCCTGGTCAGGATCACCGACCCGGCACACCGCGCAGCCCTCAACCGGCTGTTCGAGACCGGGATGTCCGACACCACCGCCTCCTGGCACCTGGGCCCGGACGGCGAGTGGACCCGGCACTCGACCGACGCGGACGGCCAGCCCCTGCGGAACGTCCAGGAGATGCTCATAGACGCCCGGAGGCGCCGGCGTGGCACAGCAACACCTTGA
- a CDS encoding CHAD domain-containing protein — protein sequence MAQQHLEPPTDSPAGPMSGDALAGYLRAQATEFLRSLRQHRENGTDAGTTARAKPRTESRAESRDVSRAGDNGSGESVDAARALRRSARRISGTLHTFRPLLDAEWSEGMRPELAWLSGTLAREHAYAARLERLIGALNRLSGAAGFPAQAAQDTGAPAKGGLTVGAAKAGALLDRQLTLARTRAHSAALQALGSSRFHAVADSVAVLASEVPLTPAATTADLRPLAAAASDRLTDAVAALPLVTAGHPYNAEALVHGLSADTAPHPQDAPWHQVRLLLRLHRYACEVLYGQDAPIDVRLLRAGQALNRHRDAAEAAAAAASAARTPRIAPATAYALGVLHADQRHEVEAARFAFQQNWQKETVRTP from the coding sequence GTGGCACAGCAACACCTTGAACCCCCCACCGACTCCCCGGCCGGGCCCATGTCAGGAGACGCCCTCGCGGGCTACCTGAGGGCCCAGGCCACGGAGTTCCTCCGCTCCCTGCGACAGCACCGGGAGAACGGCACCGACGCGGGTACCACCGCCCGGGCGAAGCCGAGAACGGAGTCGCGCGCCGAGTCGCGAGACGTGTCACGAGCGGGGGACAACGGCTCCGGGGAATCGGTCGACGCGGCGCGCGCCCTGCGCCGCTCGGCCCGCCGCATCAGCGGCACCCTGCACACCTTCCGACCGCTGCTCGACGCGGAGTGGTCGGAGGGCATGCGGCCCGAACTGGCGTGGCTCTCGGGCACCCTGGCCCGTGAACACGCCTACGCGGCCCGCCTGGAACGGCTGATCGGCGCGCTGAACCGGCTCTCGGGCGCGGCCGGTTTCCCGGCACAGGCCGCGCAGGACACCGGGGCGCCGGCCAAAGGCGGCCTGACCGTCGGCGCCGCGAAGGCGGGCGCGCTGCTCGACCGCCAGCTGACGCTGGCCCGCACCCGGGCCCACTCGGCCGCCCTGCAGGCGCTCGGCTCCTCCCGCTTCCACGCCGTCGCGGACAGCGTCGCCGTGCTCGCCAGCGAGGTGCCGCTCACCCCGGCGGCCACCACGGCCGACCTGCGCCCGCTGGCCGCCGCCGCGTCGGACCGGCTGACCGACGCGGTCGCCGCGCTGCCGCTGGTCACCGCGGGCCACCCGTACAACGCCGAGGCCCTCGTGCACGGCCTCTCCGCGGACACCGCGCCCCATCCCCAGGACGCGCCCTGGCACCAGGTCCGGCTGCTGCTGCGCCTGCACCGCTACGCGTGCGAGGTCCTCTACGGGCAGGACGCCCCCATCGACGTACGACTGCTCCGCGCGGGTCAGGCCCTCAACCGGCACCGGGACGCGGCGGAGGCGGCCGCGGCCGCCGCGTCGGCGGCCCGCACCCCGCGCATCGCCCCGGCCACCGCGTACGCGCTCGGCGTGCTCCACGCCGACCAGCGGCACGAGGTGGAGGCGGCACGGTTCGCGTTCCAGCAGAACTGGCAGAAGGAAACCGTGCGCACCCCGTGA
- a CDS encoding NUDIX hydrolase has protein sequence MTEDTFKAVRAAGCVLWRRSPLGGELEICLVHRPKYDDWSHPKGKLKRGEEPLAGALREVREETGYTAVPGTALPTLRYPVAGRPKEVRYWAAEATDGHFTPTDEVDRILWLSPAAARDRLTQPRDADLVDALLSVLHLT, from the coding sequence ATGACCGAGGACACCTTCAAGGCCGTACGGGCGGCGGGCTGCGTCCTGTGGCGCCGCTCGCCACTCGGCGGTGAGCTGGAGATATGTCTCGTCCACCGGCCGAAGTACGACGACTGGTCGCATCCGAAGGGCAAGCTCAAGCGCGGCGAGGAACCGCTCGCGGGGGCGCTGCGGGAGGTCCGGGAGGAGACGGGGTACACCGCCGTGCCCGGCACGGCCCTGCCCACCCTCCGTTATCCCGTCGCCGGCCGCCCCAAAGAGGTCCGCTACTGGGCCGCCGAGGCGACGGACGGCCACTTCACTCCGACCGACGAGGTCGACCGCATCCTGTGGCTCTCCCCCGCCGCGGCCCGCGACCGTCTGACCCAGCCCAGGGACGCCGATCTGGTTGACGCCCTGCTGAGTGTGCTGCACCTCACTTAA
- the pstS gene encoding phosphate ABC transporter substrate-binding protein PstS, with protein sequence MKLQRKNRLRALSLGAVAVSGALALTACGSDDTGSKSSATGGATTGSASSIKCDDAKGQLLADGSSAQKNAIDAWVKQFSAACSGVQINYKGGGSGAGVTAFTQGQVAFAGSDSALKPEELAASKKMCTSGGQGIDLPMVGGPIAVGFNVPGVDKLVLNASTIAKIFDSKISKWNDSAIAKLNPGVTLPDLKIQAFHRSDESGTTDNFTKYLIAAAPADWKYSGGKAWQAKGGQSAPQSSGVAQQVKQTSGAIGYMELSFAKDSIKAASIDTGASAPVDATVENATKAIADAKVIGTGKDLSLKLNRATKADGAYPITLVTYEIVCDKGNKSDSLAATKAFLTYIASEDGQKVLSSIDYAPIPADIIAKVRTTIAGLS encoded by the coding sequence GTGAAGCTTCAGCGCAAGAACCGGCTTCGCGCCCTTTCGCTCGGTGCTGTCGCCGTCTCCGGCGCCCTGGCCCTCACGGCGTGCGGCTCCGACGACACCGGCAGCAAGAGCAGCGCCACGGGCGGCGCGACGACGGGCTCCGCCAGCTCGATCAAGTGTGACGACGCCAAGGGCCAGCTCCTCGCCGACGGCTCGTCCGCGCAGAAGAACGCGATCGACGCCTGGGTCAAGCAGTTCAGCGCCGCCTGCTCCGGCGTGCAGATCAACTACAAGGGCGGCGGCTCCGGCGCCGGCGTCACCGCGTTCACCCAGGGCCAGGTCGCCTTCGCCGGCTCGGACTCCGCGCTGAAGCCCGAAGAGCTCGCCGCCTCCAAGAAGATGTGCACCAGCGGTGGCCAGGGCATCGACCTCCCGATGGTCGGCGGCCCGATCGCGGTCGGCTTCAACGTCCCGGGCGTCGACAAGCTCGTCCTGAACGCCTCGACGATCGCCAAGATCTTCGACAGCAAGATCAGCAAGTGGAACGACTCGGCGATCGCGAAGCTGAACCCGGGCGTCACGCTGCCCGACCTCAAGATCCAGGCGTTCCACCGCTCGGACGAGTCCGGCACCACGGACAACTTCACCAAGTACCTGATCGCCGCGGCCCCCGCCGACTGGAAGTACTCCGGCGGCAAGGCCTGGCAGGCGAAGGGCGGCCAGTCCGCTCCGCAGTCCTCCGGTGTCGCCCAGCAGGTGAAGCAGACCTCCGGCGCCATCGGCTACATGGAGCTGTCGTTCGCCAAGGACAGCATCAAGGCGGCCAGCATCGACACGGGCGCCAGCGCCCCGGTCGACGCCACCGTCGAGAACGCCACCAAGGCCATCGCGGACGCCAAGGTCATCGGCACGGGCAAGGACCTCTCGCTCAAGCTGAACCGCGCCACCAAGGCCGACGGCGCCTACCCGATCACCCTGGTCACGTACGAGATCGTCTGCGACAAGGGCAACAAGTCGGACTCGCTGGCCGCCACCAAGGCGTTCCTGACCTACATCGCGAGCGAGGACGGCCAGAAGGTCCTCTCCTCCATCGACTACGCGCCGATCCCGGCCGACATCATCGCCAAGGTCCGCACCACCATCGCGGGCCTCAGCTAA
- the pstC gene encoding phosphate ABC transporter permease subunit PstC, with amino-acid sequence MDISTQNTDAAPPPTPQPSVALQKRASRGTTRPGDRIFLGLSRGSGIFLLVIMAAIAVFLTYRASLAISKDHGNFLTTFEWNTNTIPPVFGIAVLAFGTVVSSIIAMALAVPVAVAIALFITHYAPRRLSGPVAYVIDLLAAVPSIVYGLWGALVLVPHMNGLFGWLDKYFGWTGIFEWQGGAPRSMLTVSILLAIMILPIITNVSREVFRQVPQMHEEAALALGATRWEVIRMSVLPFGRSGVISASMLGLGRALGETMAVATVLSPTFDINASLLDPGGGTFAQNIASKFGEATADGRDALIASGLVLFVITLLVNGAARVIIARRAEYSGANA; translated from the coding sequence ATGGACATATCGACACAGAACACAGACGCAGCTCCTCCCCCCACCCCCCAGCCTTCCGTGGCCCTGCAGAAGCGTGCGAGCCGCGGCACCACCCGACCCGGTGACCGGATCTTCCTCGGTCTCTCCCGTGGGTCGGGCATCTTCCTGCTGGTGATCATGGCCGCCATCGCGGTCTTCCTCACCTATCGCGCCTCGCTCGCGATCAGCAAGGACCACGGCAACTTCCTCACCACCTTCGAGTGGAACACCAACACCATCCCGCCGGTCTTCGGCATCGCCGTCCTGGCCTTCGGCACGGTGGTCTCCTCGATCATCGCCATGGCCCTGGCGGTTCCCGTCGCGGTCGCCATCGCGCTGTTCATCACGCACTACGCACCGCGCAGGCTCAGCGGCCCGGTCGCCTACGTGATCGACCTGCTCGCCGCCGTGCCGTCCATCGTCTACGGCCTGTGGGGCGCGCTCGTCCTGGTGCCGCACATGAACGGCCTCTTCGGCTGGCTGGACAAGTACTTCGGCTGGACCGGCATCTTCGAGTGGCAGGGCGGCGCGCCCCGCTCGATGCTCACCGTCAGCATCCTGCTCGCGATCATGATCCTGCCGATCATCACCAACGTGAGCCGCGAGGTCTTCCGCCAGGTCCCGCAGATGCACGAGGAGGCCGCGCTGGCCCTCGGCGCCACGCGCTGGGAGGTCATCCGCATGTCGGTGCTGCCCTTCGGCCGCTCCGGCGTCATCTCCGCGTCGATGCTGGGTCTCGGCCGCGCGCTCGGTGAGACAATGGCCGTCGCCACGGTCCTCTCGCCGACCTTCGACATCAACGCCAGCCTGCTCGACCCGGGCGGCGGCACCTTCGCACAGAACATCGCCAGCAAGTTCGGCGAGGCGACCGCGGACGGCCGTGACGCGCTGATCGCGTCCGGTCTGGTCCTCTTCGTCATCACCCTGCTGGTCAACGGCGCGGCCCGGGTCATCATCGCCCGTCGCGCGGAGTACTCGGGGGCCAACGCATGA
- the pstA gene encoding phosphate ABC transporter permease PstA produces MSHSAPAMGKRPSTLRGATLPKWSPWAIAAGAIVLAVVIGLVGGLDSKVQWGLIAGILFVLGTYGIAARVEGRRQAKDRVATSLVWVCFLIAVVPLASLIWTTVKRGVKVFDVYFLTHSMGVVADSEPGGGIYHAIIGTLEQVGLATLIAAPIGVLTAVYLVEYGRGKLSTAITFFVDVMTGIPSIVAGLFILSLMLILDLEPFGFAGSLALAILMMPVVVRSTEEMLKLVPNELREASLALGVPKWRTILKVVLPTSIGGITTGVMLAVARITGETAPVLLLVWGTNFINTNPFSGAQASLPLYIYQQYANSAGSNAAYDRAWAAALALIAFVMILNMVARGIARWKAPKTGR; encoded by the coding sequence ATGAGCCACTCAGCACCCGCCATGGGCAAGCGCCCCAGCACCCTGCGCGGCGCGACCCTGCCGAAGTGGTCCCCGTGGGCGATCGCCGCCGGCGCCATCGTGCTCGCCGTGGTCATCGGCCTGGTCGGCGGTCTCGACAGCAAGGTCCAGTGGGGTCTGATCGCCGGAATCCTCTTCGTCCTCGGTACGTACGGCATCGCCGCGCGCGTCGAGGGCCGCCGACAGGCCAAGGACCGCGTCGCGACCAGCCTCGTCTGGGTCTGCTTCCTCATCGCGGTCGTCCCGCTGGCCTCGCTGATCTGGACCACCGTCAAGCGCGGTGTGAAGGTCTTCGATGTCTACTTCCTGACCCACTCGATGGGCGTGGTCGCGGACTCCGAGCCCGGCGGTGGCATCTACCACGCCATCATCGGCACGCTGGAGCAGGTCGGTCTCGCCACCCTGATCGCGGCGCCGATCGGTGTACTCACCGCGGTCTACCTGGTGGAGTACGGGCGCGGCAAGCTCTCCACGGCCATCACGTTCTTCGTCGACGTGATGACGGGCATCCCCTCGATCGTCGCCGGTCTGTTCATCCTGAGCCTGATGCTCATCCTGGACCTGGAGCCCTTCGGCTTCGCCGGTTCGCTGGCCCTGGCCATCCTGATGATGCCCGTCGTGGTCCGCTCCACCGAGGAGATGCTCAAGCTCGTACCGAACGAGCTGCGCGAGGCCTCCCTGGCGCTCGGCGTGCCCAAGTGGCGCACGATCCTCAAGGTGGTCCTGCCGACCTCGATCGGTGGCATCACGACCGGTGTCATGCTCGCCGTCGCACGCATCACGGGCGAGACCGCCCCGGTGCTGCTGCTGGTGTGGGGCACCAACTTCATCAACACCAACCCGTTCTCCGGAGCGCAGGCCTCGCTGCCGCTGTACATCTACCAGCAGTACGCGAACAGCGCCGGTTCGAACGCGGCGTACGACCGTGCCTGGGCGGCTGCGCTCGCCCTGATCGCCTTCGTGATGATTCTCAACATGGTGGCTCGCGGCATCGCCCGTTGGAAGGCACCGAAGACAGGTCGCTGA
- the pstB gene encoding phosphate ABC transporter ATP-binding protein PstB — protein sequence MAKRIDVSGLTAYYGSHKAIEDISMTVEPRSVTAFIGPSGCGKSTFLRTLNRMHEVTPGGRVEGKVLLDDEDLYGHGIDPVAVRRTIGMVFQRPNPFPTMSIFDNVAAGLRLNGSYKKSELNDVVEKSLKGANLWNEVKDRLNKPGSGLSGGQQQRLCIARAIAVEPQVLLMDEPCSALDPISTLAIEDLIGELKERFTIVIVTHNMQQAARVSDRTAFFNLAAVGQPGRLIEIDDTERIFSNPSVQATEDYISGRFG from the coding sequence ATGGCCAAGCGAATCGACGTAAGCGGTCTCACCGCCTACTACGGCTCCCACAAGGCGATCGAAGACATCTCGATGACGGTCGAGCCGCGCTCGGTGACGGCGTTCATCGGCCCCTCCGGCTGCGGCAAGTCGACGTTCCTGCGCACGCTCAACCGTATGCACGAGGTCACCCCCGGCGGCCGGGTCGAGGGCAAGGTCCTCCTCGACGACGAGGACCTCTACGGCCACGGCATCGACCCCGTCGCCGTGCGGCGCACGATCGGCATGGTCTTCCAGCGTCCCAACCCCTTCCCCACCATGTCGATCTTCGACAACGTGGCGGCGGGTCTGCGTCTGAACGGCTCGTACAAGAAGTCCGAGCTGAACGACGTCGTCGAGAAGTCCCTCAAGGGCGCGAACCTCTGGAACGAGGTCAAGGACCGCCTCAACAAGCCCGGCTCGGGTCTGTCCGGTGGTCAGCAGCAGCGTCTGTGCATCGCGCGGGCGATCGCGGTGGAGCCGCAGGTCCTCCTCATGGACGAGCCCTGCTCGGCGCTGGACCCGATCTCGACCCTCGCCATCGAGGACCTGATCGGCGAGCTGAAGGAGCGCTTCACGATCGTCATCGTGACGCACAACATGCAGCAGGCCGCGCGTGTCTCCGACCGCACCGCGTTCTTCAACCTGGCCGCGGTGGGCCAGCCGGGACGGCTCATCGAGATCGACGACACGGAGCGCATCTTCTCCAACCCGTCGGTGCAGGCCACGGAGGACTACATCTCCGGCCGCTTCGGCTGA
- a CDS encoding inorganic phosphate transporter produces MDTFALVVTILVALGFTYTNGFHDSANAIATSVSTRALTPRAALAMAAVMNLAGAFLGSGVANTVSKGLIATPEGSKGMGILFAALVGAIVWNLVTWYFGLPSSSSHALFGGLVGAALAGGTKVLWSGVVDKVIIPMFLSPVVGLIVGYLVMCAIMWLFRRANPHKAKRGFRIAQTVSAAGMALGHGLQDAQKTMGVVVMALVIGDVQKSDDPIPVWVKIVCAVMLSLGTYAGGWRIMRTLGRKIIELDPPQGFAAETTGASIMFATAFLFKAPISTTHVITSAIMGVGATKRVNAVRWGVAKNIVLGWFITMPAAGLVAAASFWVVNLAFL; encoded by the coding sequence GTGGACACCTTTGCGCTGGTCGTGACCATTCTGGTCGCGCTCGGATTCACGTACACGAACGGCTTCCACGACTCGGCGAACGCCATCGCCACGTCGGTGTCCACGCGGGCGCTGACCCCGCGGGCCGCGCTCGCCATGGCCGCGGTGATGAACCTCGCCGGTGCGTTCCTCGGGAGCGGGGTGGCGAACACGGTCAGCAAGGGGCTGATCGCGACGCCCGAGGGGTCGAAGGGGATGGGGATCCTCTTCGCCGCGCTCGTCGGGGCGATCGTCTGGAACCTGGTCACCTGGTACTTCGGGCTTCCGTCGTCCTCCTCGCACGCGTTGTTCGGGGGACTGGTGGGGGCCGCGCTCGCGGGCGGTACGAAGGTGTTGTGGTCCGGGGTCGTGGACAAGGTCATCATCCCGATGTTCCTGTCGCCGGTCGTCGGTCTGATCGTCGGTTATCTGGTCATGTGCGCGATCATGTGGCTGTTCCGGCGGGCCAATCCGCACAAGGCCAAGCGGGGGTTCCGTATCGCGCAGACGGTGTCCGCGGCCGGGATGGCGCTCGGGCACGGTCTTCAGGACGCCCAGAAGACGATGGGTGTTGTGGTGATGGCGCTCGTCATCGGCGACGTCCAGAAGTCGGACGACCCGATTCCGGTGTGGGTGAAGATCGTCTGTGCGGTGATGCTGTCGCTGGGGACGTATGCCGGTGGGTGGCGCATCATGCGGACGCTCGGGCGCAAGATCATTGAGTTGGATCCGCCGCAGGGGTTCGCCGCGGAGACGACGGGGGCGTCGATCATGTTCGCCACGGCGTTTCTTTTCAAGGCGCCGATCTCGACCACGCATGTCATCACTTCGGCGATCATGGGTGTCGGGGCGACGAAGCGGGTGAACGCGGTTCGCTGGGGTGTCGCCAAGAACATCGTCCTGGGGTGGTTCATCACGATGCCGGCCGCGGGGTTGGTGGCTGCCGCCAGCTTCTGGGTCGTGAACCTGGCGTTCCTGTAG
- a CDS encoding DUF47 domain-containing protein, which translates to MRFRLTPRETSFYDMFSASADNIVTGSKLLMELLGADASARAEIAERMRAAEHAGDDATHAIFHQLNSSFITPFDREDIYNLASSLDDIMDFMEEAVDLVVLYQVEELPKGVEQQIEVLARAAELTAEAMPNLRTMDNLTEYWIEVNRLENQADQIHRKLLAHLFNGKYDAIEVLKLKQIVDVLEEAADAFEHVANTVETIAVKES; encoded by the coding sequence GTGCGCTTTCGTCTGACCCCCAGGGAGACGAGCTTCTACGACATGTTCTCCGCCTCCGCGGACAACATCGTCACGGGCTCGAAACTCCTGATGGAACTGCTCGGGGCGGACGCCTCCGCCCGGGCCGAGATCGCAGAGCGCATGCGGGCCGCCGAACACGCCGGTGATGACGCCACTCACGCGATCTTCCACCAGCTGAACTCCTCCTTCATCACGCCGTTCGACCGCGAGGACATCTACAACCTGGCCTCGTCCCTCGACGACATCATGGACTTCATGGAGGAGGCCGTCGACCTGGTCGTGCTGTATCAGGTCGAGGAGCTCCCCAAGGGTGTGGAACAGCAGATCGAGGTACTGGCCCGGGCCGCCGAGCTGACGGCCGAGGCCATGCCGAACCTGCGGACGATGGACAACCTCACCGAGTACTGGATCGAGGTCAACCGGCTGGAGAACCAGGCCGACCAGATTCACCGCAAGCTGCTCGCCCACCTCTTCAACGGCAAGTACGACGCCATCGAAGTCCTGAAGCTCAAGCAGATCGTGGATGTGCTGGAGGAAGCGGCCGACGCGTTCGAACATGTGGCGAACACGGTGGAGACCATCGCCGTCAAGGAGTCCTGA
- a CDS encoding metal-sensitive transcriptional regulator encodes MSEGAETGAVETGGVVTDHDRGIHGYHKQKAEHLKRLRRIEGQIRGLQRMVDEDVYCIDILTQVSASTKALQSFALQLLEEHLRHCVADAALKGGEEIDAKVEEATKAIGRLLRT; translated from the coding sequence GTGAGCGAGGGAGCAGAGACCGGAGCCGTCGAGACCGGAGGCGTCGTGACCGACCACGACCGCGGCATCCACGGCTACCACAAGCAGAAGGCCGAACACCTCAAGCGCCTGCGCCGCATCGAGGGCCAGATCCGCGGTCTGCAGCGGATGGTCGACGAGGACGTCTACTGCATCGACATACTCACCCAGGTCTCCGCCTCCACGAAGGCCCTCCAGTCCTTCGCGCTCCAGCTCCTCGAGGAACACCTGCGCCACTGCGTCGCCGACGCGGCCCTCAAGGGCGGCGAGGAGATCGACGCGAAGGTCGAGGAGGCCACGAAGGCGATCGGCCGCCTGCTGCGCACATGA